In uncultured Bacteroides sp., the following proteins share a genomic window:
- a CDS encoding FecR family protein — translation MDKETLYSFFEGKATPKEVSEIRYWMEASEENSKEFFRERKVFDAIILLGHQDEEEATVQKTFYERIHVKELIKIAAVIALTLSVTLFVQYNIGRKDQLAMNTVSVPAGQRVNLVLPDGTNLWLNACSKLRYPAVFANDKREITLDGEAYFEVAHNKKKPFIVHTVNGNVEVLGTKFNVEAYSKNNTFETSLMEGSVKVSLTKNAAHSLILTPNTKAYLKDGELVSANIDDFGAYRWKEGLICFKDLTFTDIILKLEKHFDIKIVIKNKKVLNYVGTGKFRQSDGIDYALKVLQKDVSFKYTRNENNDVIYIN, via the coding sequence ATGGATAAAGAAACACTATATAGTTTTTTTGAAGGAAAGGCTACGCCTAAAGAGGTATCAGAAATAAGATACTGGATGGAGGCCTCAGAAGAAAATAGCAAAGAGTTTTTCCGGGAACGGAAAGTATTCGATGCAATTATACTTCTGGGTCATCAGGATGAGGAGGAAGCTACAGTTCAAAAAACATTTTATGAAAGAATTCACGTCAAGGAACTAATAAAGATTGCTGCTGTAATTGCCCTCACTCTATCTGTAACATTGTTTGTTCAGTATAATATAGGAAGGAAAGACCAGTTAGCAATGAATACAGTTTCTGTTCCTGCCGGACAACGGGTTAATTTAGTTCTTCCTGACGGAACAAATCTATGGCTGAATGCTTGTTCAAAGCTCAGATACCCGGCAGTGTTTGCTAACGATAAACGTGAAATAACGCTTGATGGGGAAGCTTACTTTGAAGTAGCACACAATAAGAAAAAACCATTTATTGTTCATACTGTAAATGGCAATGTGGAAGTATTAGGAACTAAATTTAATGTAGAAGCATATTCAAAGAACAATACTTTTGAAACGTCTCTGATGGAAGGATCTGTAAAAGTGTCATTAACAAAGAATGCAGCTCATTCTTTGATCTTAACTCCCAACACCAAGGCATATTTAAAGGACGGGGAATTAGTATCGGCCAACATTGACGATTTTGGAGCGTATCGCTGGAAAGAAGGACTTATATGCTTTAAAGATCTTACATTTACTGATATTATACTAAAGCTTGAAAAGCATTTTGATATTAAAATTGTAATTAAGAACAAGAAAGTACTAAACTATGTAGGTACAGGTAAGTTCAGACAATCGGATGGCATTGACTATGCACTAAAGGTGTTGCAGAAAGATGTATCTTTTAAATATACTAGAAATGAAAATAATGACGTCATATATATAAACTAA
- a CDS encoding RNA polymerase sigma-70 factor, whose translation MDTTTELRAFNQLFSDHQSRFIRFANSYIRDTAIAEDFTIEALMYYWENRHQLQSETNVPAYILTIIKHKCLNHLQHLQTVQDVSEKILSNAQWELSTRIATLQVCEPYEIFTAEMQAIVDQTLESLPSQTRKIFIMSRYQNKSHKEIAELLNISTKGVEFHVSKTIKALRISLKDYMPVLLFFL comes from the coding sequence ATGGATACAACTACAGAGTTAAGGGCATTTAATCAGTTGTTTAGTGATCATCAGAGCCGTTTTATTCGCTTTGCCAATTCGTACATTCGTGATACTGCTATTGCGGAAGACTTCACTATTGAAGCCTTGATGTACTATTGGGAAAACCGGCACCAACTACAATCTGAGACTAATGTTCCTGCTTATATATTAACCATCATTAAGCACAAATGCCTGAACCATCTTCAACATCTTCAGACTGTTCAGGACGTTTCCGAAAAAATACTTTCTAATGCTCAGTGGGAACTGTCAACACGAATTGCCACACTACAGGTTTGTGAGCCCTATGAAATATTTACTGCAGAAATGCAAGCAATAGTAGACCAGACTCTTGAGTCTCTCCCTTCACAAACCAGGAAAATATTTATTATGAGTAGATATCAGAACAAATCTCACAAGGAGATAGCTGAACTATTAAATATTTCCACAAAAGGGGTAGAATTTCATGTTTCTAAAACAATTAAAGCTCTTCGGATTTCACTCAAAGATTACATGCCTGTTCTTCTTTTCTTTCTCTGA